The Anaerolineae bacterium genome contains the following window.
GGCCTCCTCTTGCGACGCCTGTAAGAACCCACACGTGTTGACGATCAAAATATCAGCCTGTAGGGGATCGACCGTGGCGTCATATCCCTGTCGTCGCAGTAGCATTGCCATCGCTTCGCTGTCCACCAGGTTTTTCGGACAGCCCAAAGTCAGCAGATAGTACTTCATCGTCGCTTCCCCATCTGTAAAGACAAGCGCCGGCTTTCATACACCTTCTGGAAGGAGCCGGCGCTCGCTATCTTCTCCATTGAGCAACCTGTACTAGAGCTCATCCGGCCGGCGTGGGTGTAGGCGGCGGCGTAGGTGTGTAGATGATCGGCTCAGCTCCACCTCCTACAGTGGCCCCCTCAGCTGTGACTGTCGGCTCTTGCTCGATGATCTGGCCATCCAACCACGTCCACGTTCGCTCGATCACCTGTCCCGGCTCACCCATCACTCCTAGCTCTTGGCCTTCAAGCACGATCACCACGCCACCTGCGTTGCCCGATCGAATCGTCACGGCCTGTTTCCCTACCCACTCGCGTTCTTCCCCTGGCTCTAGGATCGTCTCCAGCAGCACCTGCCCATCAACTACGACTCGCAGCCACGCCCGTTCGATAATCCGGGTGACGAGCCGGATCTCTTGATCTGCGGCGACCTCCGCGAGCGTAGGCATAGGGGTGTCGGTAGGCTCCGGAGTCGGCGTGGGGGTGGGCAACGCGAACACCCCAGCCGTCGGCGTCGGGTTAGTGAGAGGCTTAGACGGCGTTGGCGTAGGCGCCAGCGTGACCGTAGGGGAG
Protein-coding sequences here:
- a CDS encoding DUF4115 domain-containing protein — translated: SPTVTLAPTPTPSKPLTNPTPTAGVFALPTPTPTPEPTDTPMPTLAEVAADQEIRLVTRIIERAWLRVVVDGQVLLETILEPGEEREWVGKQAVTIRSGNAGGVVIVLEGQELGVMGEPGQVIERTWTWLDGQIIEQEPTVTAEGATVGGGAEPIIYTPTPPPTPTPAG